From Rudanella lutea DSM 19387, a single genomic window includes:
- a CDS encoding transketolase, producing MRKEFSAGVERLVQTDESLVFITGDLGYNALENLRDLMGPRFINAGVAEQNMVGMAAGMAYKGYKVFCYSIAPFAVYRCLEQFRNDACLHKMPVFLVGNGGGYGYGIMGSTHHAIEDLACLSGLQNVNTYIPAFADEVDPMLEQIVAEARPAYLRLGAGPKTPDGATQQGTFKQIVRAEGSSAGTIVALGPVAANALTALQQPGLSGRFDLFTATNLPLELPLELAATWSGKPMLVVEEHVSVGGLAGQLSVAMLTQGVMPGRFMSLSAQGYPNGLYGDQKYHQQLSGLDPENIARCLAELV from the coding sequence ATGCGAAAAGAATTTTCAGCCGGTGTAGAGCGGCTCGTACAAACCGACGAAAGCCTTGTATTTATTACCGGCGACCTGGGGTATAATGCCCTCGAAAACCTCCGCGACCTGATGGGCCCCCGGTTTATCAACGCAGGTGTAGCCGAGCAAAACATGGTGGGTATGGCCGCGGGCATGGCCTACAAAGGATACAAAGTATTCTGCTACAGCATTGCGCCATTTGCGGTGTACCGCTGTCTCGAACAGTTTCGAAATGATGCCTGCCTGCACAAAATGCCCGTTTTTCTGGTGGGCAATGGCGGTGGGTACGGCTACGGAATCATGGGCAGCACCCACCACGCCATTGAGGACCTCGCCTGTCTGAGCGGCCTGCAAAATGTGAATACCTACATTCCGGCCTTTGCCGATGAGGTGGATCCGATGCTGGAGCAGATAGTGGCCGAAGCCCGTCCTGCATACCTACGGCTCGGTGCCGGCCCTAAAACCCCCGACGGGGCTACCCAACAGGGCACGTTCAAGCAGATTGTACGGGCCGAGGGCAGCTCTGCCGGGACAATCGTGGCCTTGGGGCCGGTAGCTGCCAACGCCCTTACGGCCCTTCAACAACCCGGCCTATCAGGGCGTTTCGACCTGTTTACGGCCACGAATCTCCCCCTCGAACTACCGCTCGAACTGGCGGCTACCTGGTCGGGCAAACCGATGCTGGTGGTCGAAGAACACGTATCGGTGGGTGGACTGGCGGGGCAACTTTCGGTGGCCATGCTCACACAGGGCGTTATGCCGGGCCGGTTTATGAGCCTGTCGGCGCAAGGCTATCCGAACGGCCTTTATGGCGACCAGAAATACCATCAGCAACTTTCGGGCCTCGACCCCGAAAACATTGCCCGGTGTCTGGCTGAGCTGGTTTAG